The following nucleotide sequence is from Halapricum desulfuricans.
CGAGTAGGAGATTCGTCGCCGAGGCCGTCACGCCTCGAACCCGTCCTCGAAGACGAACGTCCCGTTTCGCTGGACGGTCTCGCCGTCGACTTCGATCCGGGAGTCCTCGCTCATGTCGACGATCATGTCCATGTGGATCGCCGAGTCGTTTCGCTCGCTGTCCTCGCCGACGGTCTCCTCGTACGCTCGTCCGAGCGCGAGATGGACGGTGTCGCCCATTTTCTCGTCAAACAGCATATTATACGTGAACCGATCGATGTCGCGGTTCATCCCGATTCCGAGTTCGCCCAGTCGGCGTGCGCCCGCGTCCGTTTCGAGGACGGCAGTCAGCACGTCTTCGTTCTTCCCGGCGCTGTGCTCGACGACGTCACCGCCCTCGAAGACCAGCCGAACGTCCTCGATTTCGCGTCCCTGCGCGAGCAGCGGCTTGTCGAACAGGACCTCGCCCGCTACGGAGTCCGGGACCGGCGCAGTGAACACCTCGCCGCCGGGGAGGTTTTCGCCGACGTGATCGTTGACCGCGAGCATCCCTTCGATCGACATCGAGAGGTCGGTCGTCTCGCCCGAGACGATCCGGACGGAACTCCCG
It contains:
- a CDS encoding aminopeptidase, whose protein sequence is MDPRVEEHARILVEQAVEIEPGDEVLISAPREAEPLGVALHECIAERGARPIAFGKSGREQRAFMHAMDPDDYDGPSDALMALAEAVDAVISVRADRNTNETGDVPPEKNTAYAQLNQPFQERIMSSRWVLTQHPAPGNAQRAEMSTPAYEEFVYDAVNKDWEAQREFQANLVEILDAGSSVRIVSGETTDLSMSIEGMLAVNDHVGENLPGGEVFTAPVPDSVAGEVLFDKPLLAQGREIEDVRLVFEGGDVVEHSAGKNEDVLTAVLETDAGARRLGELGIGMNRDIDRFTYNMLFDEKMGDTVHLALGRAYEETVGEDSERNDSAIHMDMIVDMSEDSRIEVDGETVQRNGTFVFEDGFEA